Proteins encoded by one window of Candidatus Odinarchaeum yellowstonii:
- a CDS encoding YhbY family RNA-binding protein: protein MNKKAREKIKSLRQTQVTFQIGKMGLTDKILKHLDERLRKREVLKGRMLKSVFETTSKEELVSNLKNKLNLGELEVRGYTIIIYREKDKNSRKELKKNV from the coding sequence ATGAATAAAAAAGCTAGGGAAAAGATTAAATCATTAAGGCAGACACAGGTTACCTTTCAGATAGGTAAAATGGGTCTCACCGATAAAATATTAAAACATCTTGACGAAAGGCTTAGAAAAAGAGAGGTTTTAAAAGGTAGAATGCTGAAATCAGTTTTCGAGACAACTTCGAAAGAAGAGTTAGTATCAAATCTTAAGAATAAACTTAACTTAGGCGAATTAGAGGTCCGCGGATACACGATTATCATCTACAGAGAGAAAGATAAAAATTCTAGAAAAGAGTTGAAAAAAAACGTTTAA
- a CDS encoding ribonuclease P protein component 4 (Part of ribonuclease P, a protein complex which generates mature tRNA molecules by cleaving their 5'ends; Archaeal RNase P has multiple protein subunits homologous to eukaryotic nuclear RNase P proteins) has translation MRRDSSYRSRIKNYLISEAAKIYNTLPYLRGDKFTIAKNKLRVLKHLAMKTGVRLPKKYKRVICKKCGELLIPGRTARVRVKSKRQKHIVQTCLKCGYMRRFIIKGEKN, from the coding sequence ATGCGCCGTGATAGCTCTTATAGGAGTCGCATTAAGAATTATCTGATAAGCGAAGCTGCTAAAATATATAATACGCTACCTTATTTAAGGGGAGATAAGTTTACCATAGCTAAAAACAAGCTGAGAGTGCTTAAACATTTAGCTATGAAAACAGGTGTTAGGCTTCCTAAAAAATATAAGAGAGTGATCTGTAAAAAATGCGGGGAACTACTCATACCAGGTAGAACCGCAAGGGTTAGAGTTAAAAGTAAAAGACAGAAGCATATAGTGCAAACCTGTTTAAAATGCGGTTATATGAGACGGTTCATAATTAAGGGTGAAAAGAATTGA
- a CDS encoding DNA-binding protein → MSDDELEAIRRKKLLSLQKQAEAAAIREEEQEEYERQKAEVLRRILSPEARSRLTNIKMVKPQLAEQIELQLINLAQTGQLARAGIKIPISDEEFKTILARIQAKKRDINIRFK, encoded by the coding sequence TTGTCAGATGATGAGCTTGAAGCTATTAGAAGAAAGAAACTCCTAAGCTTACAGAAGCAAGCTGAGGCAGCTGCTATTAGAGAAGAGGAGCAAGAGGAGTATGAGAGGCAGAAAGCCGAGGTTTTAAGGAGGATCCTTAGCCCTGAGGCTAGATCAAGACTCACAAATATTAAGATGGTTAAACCTCAACTAGCTGAGCAAATAGAGCTTCAACTCATAAACTTAGCTCAAACAGGACAACTAGCCAGAGCTGGTATAAAGATACCTATATCAGATGAAGAGTTTAAAACGATTTTAGCTAGGATTCAAGCGAAGAAAAGAGATATAAATATAAGATTTAAATAA
- a CDS encoding metallophosphoesterase: MKIGVISDTHDNLSAVKEAVKIFNEHEVSKILHAGDIISPFVIKEFKASLSPVTFVYGNNDGEILHLKKIIGENGFELAGRFYQDVLAGKRVAMIHGDTPIIQALIKSRMYDIIVSGHTHKRVEEKDGGVLHVNPGEACGYLTGERSICIVDLEKLSVKPIVF, translated from the coding sequence ATGAAGATAGGTGTAATCTCAGATACACATGATAATCTATCAGCAGTTAAAGAAGCCGTTAAAATCTTCAACGAACACGAGGTTTCAAAAATTCTACACGCAGGAGATATTATAAGCCCCTTCGTTATTAAAGAGTTTAAAGCCTCTCTATCACCCGTAACATTTGTTTACGGTAACAACGATGGTGAGATACTACACTTAAAAAAAATAATTGGTGAAAACGGATTTGAACTGGCTGGTAGATTCTATCAAGACGTATTAGCAGGTAAAAGAGTTGCGATGATACACGGTGACACCCCGATTATTCAAGCTCTTATAAAATCTAGAATGTATGATATAATAGTGTCAGGGCACACTCATAAGAGAGTTGAAGAAAAAGACGGGGGCGTGCTCCACGTGAACCCCGGGGAGGCCTGCGGTTATCTAACAGGTGAGCGAAGTATATGCATAGTTGACTTGGAGAAGCTTAGCGTTAAGCCTATAGTATTCTAA
- a CDS encoding molybdenum-dependent transcriptional regulator, with protein MNDKLKVNFKLWLEKNDEPVIGKGGIKLLEEINKTGSLQSAIKKLGVSYRYAWGYLKKIEEAVGEPLIKSYKGGFKGGGRTELTAKGLEIIRLFNRFETFLVTALQNTTLWEAYGLKTEEINSMRGIVEEVKVGGEVAELTVNVTDGIEVVSIITAESIRALDLKDNDEVKVIIKATEITLDKGE; from the coding sequence ATGAACGACAAATTAAAAGTCAATTTCAAGCTTTGGCTTGAAAAAAATGATGAACCTGTTATAGGGAAAGGTGGTATTAAACTCTTAGAGGAGATAAATAAAACGGGTAGCTTACAATCAGCTATAAAAAAATTAGGGGTCTCCTACAGGTATGCCTGGGGTTATCTTAAAAAAATTGAGGAAGCTGTAGGTGAACCTCTCATAAAATCTTATAAAGGAGGCTTTAAAGGAGGTGGGAGAACCGAGCTCACAGCTAAAGGTTTAGAGATTATCAGATTATTTAACAGGTTTGAAACATTCTTGGTTACAGCTCTTCAAAACACTACGCTTTGGGAGGCTTACGGGCTTAAAACAGAGGAGATAAATAGTATGAGAGGCATTGTTGAAGAGGTTAAAGTCGGCGGGGAGGTGGCGGAGTTAACTGTAAACGTAACGGATGGCATTGAAGTGGTCTCGATAATAACAGCTGAATCAATCCGCGCCCTCGACCTAAAGGATAATGATGAAGTTAAAGTTATAATTAAAGCTACAGAGATCACGCTTGATAAAGGTGAATAA
- a CDS encoding translation initiation factor IF-6, with protein MPIILLDIFGSSNLGIFGFATDKYAVMRKDISESVKAKLSEILKVEVVLTDVGQSFLVGVLATGNSNGIILPEFVSESEIKILKEKLDVEIGVVPGLLTCLGNNVLCNDNCSIIHPEFTKEAEKVIKDTLNVEVIRGKIGTQPTVGSLGVATNKGAVVSPDISEEQLKMYQEALKVPVNTGTTNAGNYYVRSGLIANSNGAAAGSETTGPELIRIEETLSL; from the coding sequence TTGCCCATCATCCTCCTAGATATTTTCGGGTCAAGTAATTTAGGAATATTCGGCTTCGCCACAGATAAATACGCAGTGATGAGAAAGGACATAAGCGAAAGTGTGAAAGCTAAGCTCAGTGAAATACTAAAAGTAGAGGTAGTGTTAACAGACGTGGGGCAAAGCTTTCTAGTAGGTGTACTAGCCACAGGTAACTCTAACGGGATAATTCTACCGGAATTTGTGAGTGAAAGCGAAATAAAAATTTTGAAAGAAAAACTAGATGTAGAGATTGGGGTAGTACCGGGTTTACTCACATGTTTAGGTAACAATGTTCTATGCAATGACAATTGTTCTATAATACATCCTGAATTTACGAAAGAAGCTGAGAAAGTTATAAAAGACACTCTTAACGTAGAGGTTATAAGAGGTAAGATAGGGACTCAACCGACAGTTGGCTCTTTAGGTGTGGCTACAAATAAGGGGGCGGTAGTCAGCCCGGATATAAGTGAAGAACAACTTAAAATGTATCAAGAAGCGTTGAAGGTCCCAGTTAACACTGGTACAACCAACGCTGGGAATTATTATGTGAGAAGCGGGTTAATCGCTAACTCGAACGGCGCAGCAGCGGGAAGTGAAACAACTGGGCCTGAGCTTATTAGAATCGAAGAAACATTAAGTTTATAG
- the ftsY gene encoding signal recognition particle-docking protein FtsY: MLDKIKQGLKKFLEIVSTKTITEKKVEEALWELKLQLISSDVSVIVADKISEEVKKSLVGVKIGLLEDIHELVKNSLRKAIEDVLQVSITGKIDLASEIKNKKNKPYVIALIGVNGVGKTLTAAKIAYMLKNKGLNCILAASDTFRAGSIEQLEKHGSKLNIKVIKQGYGSDAAAVAYDAINYAKARNIDAVIIDTAGRVQTDKNLMEEVKKIIKVAEPDLKIFIGDALTGNDMIRQAEEFNNSLKIDGSILTKVDADVKGGAALSISYITKKPILFIGVGGDYKDLEDFNANKFIEMLMPN; this comes from the coding sequence ATGTTAGATAAAATAAAACAGGGTTTAAAGAAGTTTTTAGAGATTGTTTCAACTAAAACTATAACTGAGAAGAAAGTTGAAGAGGCGCTCTGGGAGCTGAAACTTCAATTAATAAGCAGCGATGTTTCAGTTATAGTAGCGGATAAAATATCAGAAGAAGTTAAAAAAAGCTTAGTCGGTGTTAAAATAGGGTTATTAGAAGATATTCATGAACTCGTGAAAAATTCGCTGAGAAAAGCTATAGAAGACGTTCTCCAAGTTAGCATAACAGGTAAAATCGACCTAGCGAGTGAAATTAAAAATAAAAAAAATAAGCCTTATGTAATAGCTTTAATTGGTGTGAACGGCGTTGGGAAAACCCTCACCGCTGCTAAAATAGCCTACATGTTAAAAAATAAAGGTTTAAACTGCATTCTAGCTGCAAGTGATACATTTAGAGCTGGAAGCATAGAGCAGTTAGAGAAACACGGGAGTAAATTAAACATAAAGGTTATAAAACAAGGCTACGGTTCAGATGCGGCAGCTGTAGCTTACGATGCCATAAACTACGCGAAAGCCAGAAATATAGATGCTGTGATAATAGACACAGCTGGAAGAGTTCAAACAGATAAAAATCTTATGGAGGAAGTTAAAAAAATTATAAAAGTGGCTGAACCTGATCTTAAAATATTCATAGGAGACGCTCTTACAGGCAATGATATGATACGTCAAGCTGAAGAGTTTAACAACAGTTTGAAAATAGACGGCTCTATACTCACAAAAGTCGACGCGGATGTTAAAGGTGGTGCGGCGCTTTCAATCTCCTATATAACTAAGAAGCCGATATTATTTATAGGAGTAGGTGGGGATTACAAGGATTTAGAAGACTTCAACGCTAACAAATTTATTGAAATGCTTATGCCAAATTAA
- a CDS encoding peptidylprolyl isomerase, which translates to MVKGKDLKNSAANPTAVDVKDESSPSISKGDFLLVDFIGRVKETNELFDVTVESVAKAEKVYSDKIVYRPRLVIAGEGWVVKGLDEEILKMKIPEEKTFELPPDRAFGERDPKAIKVLPLREFKKQNINPYPGMRIRLGSVSATVKNVSSGRVTLDFNLPLAGKTIIYTVITRRKLVELADKVKALVQWRLENVDLDEINVIFKDGELAIELPSSQYFKEGIQYSKKGISRDIYKYIPSVTKVSFIESYLPDIGGTNSS; encoded by the coding sequence ATGGTTAAGGGAAAGGATTTAAAAAATTCGGCGGCTAATCCCACCGCTGTGGATGTTAAAGATGAGTCTTCTCCAAGTATCTCTAAAGGTGATTTTCTATTAGTCGACTTTATAGGGCGGGTTAAGGAGACTAACGAGTTATTTGATGTAACTGTAGAGTCTGTGGCTAAGGCTGAGAAGGTTTACAGTGATAAAATCGTTTATAGACCGCGGCTGGTGATAGCCGGCGAGGGCTGGGTTGTTAAAGGTTTGGATGAGGAAATTTTGAAGATGAAGATTCCGGAGGAGAAAACTTTCGAGCTCCCTCCTGACCGTGCTTTCGGTGAACGTGACCCGAAAGCTATAAAGGTTTTGCCTTTAAGGGAGTTTAAGAAACAGAATATTAATCCCTATCCTGGTATGAGGATAAGGTTAGGCTCGGTTTCAGCTACTGTTAAGAATGTTAGCAGCGGCCGGGTGACTTTAGATTTCAATCTTCCTTTAGCTGGTAAAACTATCATTTACACGGTGATCACACGGAGGAAGCTAGTTGAGCTAGCTGATAAGGTGAAAGCTTTAGTGCAGTGGAGGCTTGAAAATGTTGATTTAGATGAGATCAATGTGATTTTTAAAGACGGTGAGCTGGCTATTGAATTACCTTCTTCACAATACTTTAAAGAAGGTATTCAATACTCTAAGAAGGGTATCTCTAGGGATATTTACAAGTATATTCCATCTGTTACTAAGGTCTCCTTCATAGAATCTTATTTACCTGATATAGGCGGGACTAATTCTAGTTGA
- a CDS encoding 30S ribosomal protein S19e, whose product MPTAYDVPADSLIRELSVRLKEEFKEIEAPEWAPFVKTSVSKERAPEDPDWWFKRCASLLRKIYIYGPVGVSRLRTAYGGRQHRGKSPERFAKGSGAIIRNALQQLEKAGLVQKNTVGRKITDKGRSLIDKIASEILKKTYKSSKKTSSKE is encoded by the coding sequence ATGCCTACAGCTTATGATGTCCCCGCTGACAGTCTTATAAGAGAGCTTTCCGTGAGACTTAAAGAAGAATTTAAGGAAATAGAAGCCCCAGAGTGGGCTCCATTTGTTAAAACATCTGTTAGCAAAGAGAGAGCCCCGGAGGATCCTGACTGGTGGTTTAAAAGATGCGCCTCACTTCTCCGGAAAATCTACATTTACGGTCCTGTAGGTGTGTCAAGGCTGAGAACAGCGTATGGTGGTAGACAACATAGAGGTAAAAGTCCTGAAAGATTCGCTAAAGGTAGTGGCGCTATAATTAGAAACGCCCTCCAGCAATTAGAGAAAGCAGGGCTAGTTCAAAAAAATACCGTGGGAAGAAAGATAACAGATAAAGGCCGATCTCTTATAGATAAGATAGCGAGTGAAATATTAAAGAAAACATATAAGTCCTCGAAGAAAACATCTTCTAAAGAATAG
- a CDS encoding 50S ribosomal protein L31e yields MSTESKTQTSGMEIVEERVYTIPLKDVKKAPTGKRSNKAVRILREFIAKHMKTENVIIDPAVNERIWMRGIEKPPRRIKVKALKDREGVVEVLLAEE; encoded by the coding sequence ATGTCAACTGAAAGTAAAACACAAACATCTGGAATGGAGATAGTGGAGGAGAGAGTTTACACTATACCCTTAAAGGATGTTAAAAAAGCTCCTACCGGTAAAAGAAGTAATAAAGCGGTTAGGATACTCCGGGAATTCATCGCTAAACATATGAAAACCGAAAATGTAATAATAGATCCGGCGGTTAACGAGAGAATATGGATGAGGGGCATAGAGAAACCTCCACGGAGGATAAAAGTTAAAGCGTTAAAAGACAGGGAAGGCGTGGTGGAGGTCCTCTTAGCGGAGGAGTAG
- a CDS encoding TOBE domain-containing protein — translation MISARNRFAGKVKSIELQDLIGKVKIQVPPPIKITCVITKEAVDELKIKKGDRVTVFVKATEVMILK, via the coding sequence GTGATAAGTGCTAGAAATCGATTTGCTGGAAAAGTTAAGAGCATTGAGCTGCAAGATCTTATAGGGAAAGTGAAAATTCAAGTCCCGCCGCCTATAAAAATTACATGTGTAATTACAAAGGAGGCTGTGGATGAGCTTAAAATAAAAAAAGGTGACAGGGTCACTGTTTTTGTGAAAGCTACAGAGGTCATGATTTTAAAATAG
- a CDS encoding RsmB/NOP family class I SAM-dependent RNA methyltransferase produces MVYSKLQISALAKRYGYPKWMIERYADILDAELEEFLQACEIPLPKSIRVNTLKTHIVDLIKELENKGFKLEPVEWCREGFWVKKSPISIGATTEYLLGYYFIQTTASMLPPLLLSPSPEEIILDMCAAPGGKTSHLAQLLENKGVIISIEVNRQRALALKNNLSRCGVYNTLILNMDAKEFPKLNYKVDKILLDAPCSGEGLIRLKPERKTSRTINDILFCSNNQKQLIEAAFYTLKEGGVLIYSTCSLAPEENEEVVDYLINKFPVHIEPINVPGDPGLTRFKDKTYNPTLIHAKRIYPHKHNSIGFFICKLVKEEA; encoded by the coding sequence TTGGTTTACTCCAAGCTTCAAATCAGCGCCCTAGCTAAAAGATACGGTTACCCTAAGTGGATGATTGAACGTTACGCTGATATATTAGACGCTGAGCTTGAAGAATTTTTACAAGCCTGTGAAATCCCTCTCCCTAAATCAATTAGAGTTAACACGCTTAAAACTCACATCGTGGACTTGATTAAAGAACTCGAAAATAAAGGTTTCAAACTTGAACCTGTAGAGTGGTGTCGTGAAGGATTCTGGGTTAAAAAATCACCGATCTCCATAGGGGCGACAACTGAATATCTTTTAGGCTACTATTTCATCCAGACAACAGCTTCAATGCTGCCGCCTCTATTATTAAGTCCCTCGCCTGAGGAAATCATATTGGATATGTGTGCGGCTCCAGGCGGTAAAACATCCCATCTAGCTCAGCTCTTAGAAAACAAGGGTGTAATCATTTCTATTGAAGTAAACCGGCAGCGCGCGCTCGCATTAAAGAATAACTTATCCAGATGCGGGGTCTACAATACTTTAATTCTAAACATGGATGCTAAAGAATTCCCTAAACTCAATTATAAAGTTGATAAAATACTATTAGACGCCCCTTGTTCAGGGGAGGGATTAATAAGACTAAAGCCTGAGCGGAAAACATCTCGTACAATAAACGATATTCTATTCTGTTCTAATAATCAAAAACAATTAATTGAAGCCGCTTTTTACACTCTAAAAGAAGGGGGGGTATTAATTTACTCCACGTGTAGTCTAGCACCTGAGGAGAATGAGGAGGTCGTAGACTACCTGATTAACAAATTTCCTGTACATATTGAACCTATCAACGTTCCAGGTGATCCTGGTTTAACAAGGTTTAAAGATAAAACCTATAATCCAACTTTAATCCACGCTAAAAGAATCTACCCCCATAAGCACAATTCCATAGGTTTTTTCATCTGCAAACTTGTGAAGGAGGAGGCTTAG
- the cyaB gene encoding class IV adenylate cyclase, producing the protein MIEVEVKVKLKDLNTFKKSLLKLGAEKLKEQFEEDIYFKHPSVDFKETDEALRLRRVSGTVNLTYKGPRLTSESKTREELNVEVYDFNTCKLLFEKLRFQVLAEIFKKREVYALGDVKVYVDMVKGLGEFAEFEIMVEDEKRVKAAEEKVFNLVEELGFKRADSVTSSYLELIMGNITL; encoded by the coding sequence ATGATCGAAGTTGAAGTTAAAGTTAAATTAAAGGATTTAAACACTTTTAAAAAAAGCTTGCTGAAGTTAGGAGCTGAAAAATTGAAGGAACAATTCGAGGAGGATATTTATTTTAAACATCCTAGCGTAGATTTCAAAGAGACGGATGAGGCGCTGAGGCTTCGCAGGGTGAGCGGGACTGTTAATTTAACTTATAAAGGCCCTAGGCTGACTTCAGAGAGTAAAACTAGAGAGGAGTTAAATGTTGAAGTCTACGATTTCAACACTTGTAAACTGTTATTCGAAAAGCTAAGATTTCAAGTTTTAGCTGAGATTTTTAAAAAAAGAGAAGTATACGCTTTAGGCGACGTCAAAGTATATGTTGATATGGTTAAAGGCTTAGGAGAGTTCGCCGAGTTTGAAATAATGGTCGAAGACGAAAAACGCGTTAAAGCTGCAGAGGAGAAGGTTTTTAATTTAGTTGAAGAACTTGGATTTAAACGCGCTGACAGTGTAACTAGTTCATATTTAGAGTTAATTATGGGTAATATAACTCTATGA
- the pfdA gene encoding prefoldin subunit alpha produces the protein MSEEELRKTATEYELYANQLEQLERRLELVQNSINEMELTKTTLEALKNKRSEEEFLSPIGSNSFIKAKFLDTGKVLMGLGANIIAEVTVDHAIEELTKRKTEFQKLYINLRNQMEQLKVKFNAVKTKLEQQYLQTRQK, from the coding sequence ATGAGCGAAGAGGAACTTAGAAAAACAGCTACAGAATATGAATTATACGCGAATCAGCTTGAACAACTTGAACGTAGACTTGAATTAGTTCAGAATAGTATAAACGAAATGGAGCTTACAAAAACTACGCTTGAAGCCTTAAAAAATAAGAGAAGCGAAGAAGAATTTTTATCACCCATCGGCTCAAACTCTTTTATAAAAGCTAAGTTTCTTGACACCGGTAAAGTGTTAATGGGATTGGGGGCTAATATCATCGCGGAGGTTACAGTTGATCATGCTATAGAAGAATTAACTAAAAGAAAAACGGAATTTCAAAAATTATACATAAATCTAAGAAACCAAATGGAACAGTTGAAAGTTAAATTCAATGCTGTTAAAACTAAATTAGAACAGCAATACCTCCAAACCAGGCAAAAATAG
- a CDS encoding 50S ribosomal protein L39e — translation MARNKPLGKKIRLGHAAVENSSVPTWVIVKTHGKIRRTPKRRNWRRTNIQP, via the coding sequence ATGGCGCGTAATAAACCTTTAGGAAAAAAAATCAGGCTAGGACATGCAGCCGTAGAGAATAGTAGTGTACCAACATGGGTTATAGTTAAAACACATGGAAAAATTAGAAGAACACCTAAAAGACGTAACTGGAGGAGAACAAATATTCAACCATAA
- the argF gene encoding ornithine carbamoyltransferase, whose translation MNLKGRHLLSLKDFTKEEILKIIENSIKEKYQIEDILKGKTIGLLFQKPSTRTRISFEVAVNQLGGRSIYMNWSELQLSRKESLKDTALVFSRYLNALVARLFKHEDLLEIAEYSTIPVINGLTDLEHPCQILGDLQTIIEKKGDLKEQKIVFIGDGNNVSNSLLIASSILGLKTSLICPKGYEPPESILRIVKNNARTSNAKITVTNDLSEAEGATVIYTDVWVSMGQEEETTKRLRDFADYKVTESVVRKATPDYIFMHCLPRTVYEVSDEVFYGKHSVVWDQAENRLHIQKAILKLLV comes from the coding sequence ATGAATCTTAAAGGAAGACATCTGCTTTCACTGAAAGACTTCACTAAGGAAGAAATACTGAAAATAATTGAGAACTCAATTAAAGAAAAATATCAAATTGAAGATATTTTAAAAGGTAAAACCATCGGTCTACTATTCCAGAAGCCCTCTACGAGAACGAGAATCTCTTTCGAAGTAGCTGTTAACCAGCTAGGAGGGCGCAGCATCTATATGAATTGGAGTGAGTTACAGCTGAGTAGAAAGGAGAGTTTAAAAGACACAGCGCTAGTTTTCAGCAGATATTTAAACGCATTAGTGGCAAGATTATTTAAACATGAAGATTTGTTAGAAATAGCAGAATACTCCACGATACCTGTGATAAACGGTTTAACTGATTTAGAGCATCCATGCCAGATTTTAGGTGATTTACAGACGATAATAGAAAAAAAAGGTGATTTAAAAGAACAAAAAATCGTGTTCATCGGTGATGGAAATAATGTTTCAAACTCGCTCCTAATCGCTTCAAGTATACTAGGATTAAAAACAAGTCTTATATGCCCTAAAGGATATGAACCCCCTGAATCTATTTTAAGAATAGTTAAAAATAATGCGAGGACTTCAAACGCTAAAATCACTGTAACCAATGATTTAAGCGAAGCCGAAGGCGCTACAGTCATTTATACGGATGTATGGGTTAGTATGGGGCAGGAGGAGGAGACTACTAAGCGGCTTAGAGATTTCGCAGATTACAAAGTAACTGAAAGCGTGGTTAGAAAAGCTACACCAGACTATATTTTCATGCACTGCCTACCTAGAACAGTCTACGAGGTTTCTGATGAAGTTTTCTATGGAAAACACTCTGTGGTATGGGATCAAGCTGAGAATAGATTACATATTCAAAAAGCTATTCTAAAACTATTGGTTTAG
- a CDS encoding formylmethanofuran--tetrahydromethanopterin N-formyltransferase, giving the protein MVAEIDDTYCEAFDGLYARMLVTAADKKRLLRAAVQATALPLTVLGESEGGVERLVPASETPDGRIGAIIQIWVLKTKNSVEKLEKELGKRIRQGILVTPTTRLFNLTNTDNYIDMTNSVGHCGDGYETYINTYGREMINIPIMMGFDFQIERKIGYKTGVMGGNLWFLCDSVEAGVRAGDKAVKAISQVEGVITPFDTCSAGSKVGGRYPEIGPTTNHPYCPTLKKVIGDSKVPEDVKSIPEIVIDGVDEESVKNAMSSAIKAVKNVKGLIKISAGNYEGKLGRYKIFLKDLQH; this is encoded by the coding sequence ATGGTCGCTGAAATAGATGACACATATTGTGAAGCTTTCGATGGATTATATGCCCGCATGTTGGTGACGGCTGCTGATAAGAAAAGACTTCTAAGAGCCGCTGTTCAAGCAACCGCGCTCCCCTTAACAGTTTTAGGAGAATCTGAAGGGGGGGTTGAAAGGCTGGTACCTGCTTCAGAAACACCTGATGGTAGAATAGGCGCGATAATTCAAATATGGGTTTTGAAAACAAAAAACAGCGTTGAAAAACTGGAGAAGGAGCTTGGTAAAAGAATAAGACAAGGTATTTTAGTAACACCTACAACGCGGTTATTCAATTTAACCAACACAGATAACTATATAGATATGACTAACAGCGTCGGTCACTGTGGAGACGGCTATGAAACATATATTAACACTTATGGAAGAGAGATGATTAATATCCCTATAATGATGGGCTTCGATTTTCAAATAGAGAGAAAAATAGGTTACAAAACAGGCGTTATGGGTGGAAACCTCTGGTTTCTCTGTGATAGCGTTGAAGCTGGTGTAAGAGCTGGAGATAAAGCAGTTAAAGCGATATCACAGGTGGAAGGTGTGATAACACCCTTCGACACATGTTCAGCTGGATCCAAAGTAGGAGGCAGATATCCTGAAATCGGACCCACTACTAATCACCCTTACTGCCCGACTTTAAAAAAAGTGATCGGCGATTCTAAAGTACCTGAAGATGTGAAATCAATACCCGAAATTGTAATAGACGGAGTTGACGAAGAGTCTGTTAAAAACGCTATGAGCTCTGCTATAAAAGCGGTTAAGAATGTAAAGGGACTCATAAAAATATCTGCAGGTAACTATGAAGGAAAACTAGGTAGATATAAAATATTCTTGAAAGATCTTCAACATTAA
- a CDS encoding 16S rRNA methyltransferase — protein sequence MFYLIFAEAALETIPREIWNHPAVKLLAKKTHKKPGKLILDSSYLYQAMKELEDFNKRGRPDIIHFCLLYALGSELNLDNMLRIFVHTVNDQIIRVNPSVRLPRNYPRFIGLMEQLFEKKVIADSKGEQLLSIYDMKISDLISELKPDSVILLQEGKPMLPRNLIIENIRNKKKLAFIVGAFPHGCYRQEISKISPAAYSISKYTLDTWNAIGKLISICEDIIADIKGEQTPST from the coding sequence ATGTTTTATTTAATATTTGCCGAAGCTGCGCTGGAAACTATACCACGTGAAATATGGAATCACCCTGCCGTGAAGCTTTTAGCTAAAAAAACGCATAAAAAACCGGGCAAACTCATACTAGACTCCTCTTATCTTTACCAGGCTATGAAAGAGCTTGAAGATTTTAATAAAAGAGGGCGCCCGGATATAATACACTTTTGTTTACTTTACGCGTTAGGATCTGAATTAAACTTGGATAACATGCTAAGAATCTTCGTTCACACAGTTAACGATCAAATTATCAGAGTTAATCCTAGTGTGAGACTACCCCGCAACTATCCTAGGTTTATAGGATTAATGGAGCAGTTGTTTGAAAAAAAGGTGATAGCCGACTCTAAAGGTGAGCAATTACTCTCAATATATGATATGAAAATATCTGATTTAATCAGCGAGCTTAAACCTGACTCTGTTATACTGTTACAGGAAGGTAAACCAATGTTGCCTAGAAATTTAATAATCGAAAATATTAGAAATAAGAAAAAACTTGCATTCATAGTCGGCGCCTTCCCACACGGCTGTTACAGACAGGAGATCTCTAAAATATCCCCTGCCGCCTACAGTATTTCAAAATACACTCTAGACACTTGGAATGCAATAGGTAAGTTAATCTCTATTTGCGAGGACATTATAGCTGATATTAAAGGAGAGCAGACGCCGTCAACCTAA